In one Bactrocera tryoni isolate S06 chromosome 5, CSIRO_BtryS06_freeze2, whole genome shotgun sequence genomic region, the following are encoded:
- the LOC120779195 gene encoding uncharacterized protein LOC120779195, translating into MATVNANPISNSCQSIASAGGPSAGSLGTIVIGGAAPAQQRSTTHYVNGTGSLGRLKYHNKHKSLDASDEELDYSQMSQSTHIIGRVRSERFLAMKPDEDRRRRTIIIEKKNDSYGFTLQSYGIHYKKDQEVEMITYVDYVEYDGPAYKAGMREGDVILSINGSDMEKADHKTIVDFIKSCDTRMRMVVLFEDCVRKVDLHMRYIQLQNLLHSKMNELERICLRERELLEGKWKTHSLPARKKATTSPTDAESGTSPTDGENVAYYRPALSTEDVPSMARFQSQQQAIIPPPAQFTLTYHYLDPTYRYVIKPVTSNSSGEHLATSSGGPEGIQRSPSDQHFILRHTESVDTATGLASLSHRSALSQGQSGASAQAPVPPPRTCEKHKPPNKQHSVEQQHYQQQQQQQHQQTTTPVMAQKAHKSSKHCYGHSCNPCIGHFRWKSAEKAAATAAAAMGGAGGMTVAGGNGNGNGNGDNISLDAYDLASPCCDAHCVPTRRRTRHKEHTHKHKHRDRERDSKERQPRPKSQTSHTSPSITRHHMHHHHHHTAQDMLQQQPQLQQQQQQQQHHHHHHLSPQQQQQQQQQHQHLQQSQPQPHGNCDSHNGSMRSRYYDLTTGLMSHCSLHSCTSSEFAPADSTSYTTSLSTDTLYWDPKSEHSASRQHSTKSRQSYQQYPQQHAQQSQQQPHTQHHQQQQQPTAHVHGVYQQRYHITATQVQPSQIYPQATYVQKPKSWDNLTTKAVGGYGFGYGYLDTVTVKPAMKLQIAQQRHSIPRKNPYGRYSTYTDVENYAPPPSQFVEELITTTTTTKIMAKSTEELIAAPVPQTTCDCMTKQQQQALKAAQYQINQAAKVSHHNNCQMGYYSHLPRPTLDAGTSTVQTTTTGVSGDVATVSEVTRL; encoded by the exons ATGGCCACGGTTAATGCAAATCCTATCAGTAACAGTTGCCAAAGCATCGCCTCGGCTGGCGGCCCGAGTGCTGGCAGTTTGGGTACGATTGTTATTGGCGGCGCGGCACCGGCCCAACAACGTTCAACAACCCACTATGTCAACGGCACTGGCAGTTTGGGCCGTCTCAAGTATCACAATAAGCACAAGAGTCTGGATGCCAGTGATGAGGAGCTCGATTATTCGCAG ATGTCACAGTCAACGCATATCATTGGACGTGTCAGATCGGAACGTTTTCTAGCAATGAAACCCGATGAAGATCGTCGTAGACGTACCATTATCATTGAAAAGAAGAATGACTCGTATGGCTTTACACTGCAGAGCTATGGCATACATTACAAGAAGGATCAAGAAGTAGAAATGATCACTTATGTCGATTACGTGGAGTATGATGGACCGGCTTATAAAGCTGGTATGCGTGAAGGTGATGTTATACTCTCCATAAACGGTAGTGATATGGAGAAAGCTGATCATAAGACAATTGTCGATTTTATAAAGAGCTGTGATACGCGCATGCGTATGGTTGTGCTTTTTGAAGACTGTGTGCGTAAG GTGGATCTCCACATGCGctacatacaattacaaaacTTATTGCACAGCAAAATGAATGAACTGGAACGAATTTGCCTGCGAGAACGTGAACTACTCGAAGGCAAGTGGAAGACACATAGCTTACCAGCGCGCAAAAAAGCCACCACGTCACCGACTGACGCCGAAAGCGGTACATCGCCAACAGATGGTGAGAATGTGGCGTACTATCGACCGGCACTTTCCACTGAAGATGTTCCCAGTATGGCAAGATTTCAGTCGCAACAGCAGGCTATCATACCGCCACCAGCACAATTTACGCTCACCTATCATTACTTGGATCCGACCTATCGTTATGTAATTAAACCGGTCACATCCAATAGCAGCGGCGAGCATTTAGCTACCTCCAGTGGTGGTCCTGAGGGCATACAGCGTAGTCCAAGTGATCAGCACTTCATTTTACGTCATACAGAATCGGTTGACACGGCCACAGGCTTGGCGAGTCTTTCCCATCGCAGCGCCTTGAGTCAAGGACAGAGCGGAGCCAGTGCACAAGCACCAGTACCGCCACCGCGAACTTGTGAAAAACATAAGCCGCCAAATAAACAGCACTCAGTGGAACAACAGcattaccaacaacaacagcagcagcaacatcaacaaACTACAACGCCAGTTATGGCACAAAAAGCACACAAGTCCTCAAAGCATTGCTATGGCCATTCATGTAATCCCTGTATCGGTCATTTTCGGTGGAAATCGGCGGAAAAAGCAGCAGCTACTGCTGCGGCTGCAATGGGTGGTGCTGGCGGTATGACCGTCGCAGGGGGCAATGGTAATGGCAATGGCAATGGCGACAATATCAGTTTAGATGCCTATGATCTGGCAAGTCCGTGCTGTGATGCGCATTGCGTGCCAACGCGACGTCGTACACGTCATAAggaacacacacacaagcataaaCATCGTGATCGCGAGCGTGATTCAAAGGAACGTCAACCTAGACCTAAGTCGCAGACTTCACACACCTCGCCGAGTATTACGCGTCATCACatgcatcatcatcatcatcatactGCACAAGACATGCTACAACAGCAGCCAcagctacagcaacaacaacaacagcagcaacatcatCACCACCATCATCTttcaccacaacaacaacaacaacagcaacagcaacaccaacatcTTCAACAGTCACAGCCACAGCCACACGGTAATTGTGATTCTCACAATGGCAGCATGCGCTCTCGTTATTATGATTTGACCACCGGTCTAATGAGCCATTGTAGTCTACATTCTTGTACATCGAGTGAGTTCGCGCCAGCCGACTCTACTTCTTATACCACATCGCTTAGTACGGACACCTTGTACTGGGATCCAAAGAGTGAGCATTCAGCATCCCGACAACACTCCACCAAATCTCGCCAGTCTTACCAACAATACCCGCAACAACATGCACAACAGTCACAACAACAGCCGCATACACAACaccatcaacagcagcaacagccaACGGCGCACGTACACGGCGTCTATCAACAACGTTATCACATTACTGCCACACAAGTGCAACCTTCGCAGATCTATCCGCAAGCCACATACGTGCAAAAGCCGAAGTCATGGGATAATCTGACAACCAAAGCGGTGGGCGGTTACGGCTTTGGCTATGGCTACTTGGACACGGTGACCGTGAAGCCCGCTATGAAACTGCAAATCGCACAACAACGTCACTCCATACCACGTAAAAATCCCTACGGTCGCTACTCCACTTACACTGATGTGGAAAACTATGCGCCACCGCCATCACAATTCGTCGAAGAACTTATTACGACAACGACAACAACGAAGATTATGGCTAAATCAACGGAAGAACTCATTGCAGCACCGGTACCGCAAACAACGTGTGATTGTATGacgaagcagcaacaacaagcccTCAAGGCGGCACAATATCAAATTAATCAGGCGGCAAAAGTTTCGCATCACAACAACTGTCAGATGGGCTACTATTCCCACTTACCACGTCCGACATTGGACGCCGGCACTTCCACAGTGCAGACGACAACAACTGGCGTTTCGGGAGATGTGGCGACGGTATCCGAAGTGACACGATTGTAG